In Bos indicus x Bos taurus breed Angus x Brahman F1 hybrid chromosome 23, Bos_hybrid_MaternalHap_v2.0, whole genome shotgun sequence, a single genomic region encodes these proteins:
- the SRF gene encoding serum response factor, with product MLPSQAGAAAALGRGSALGGSLNRTPTGRPGGGGGGTRGANGGRVPGNGAGLGPGRLEREAAAAATTTPAPTAGALYSGSEGDSESGEEEELGAERRGLKRSLSEMELGVVVGGPEAAAAATGGYGPVSGAVSGAKPGKKTRGRVKIKMEFIDNKLRRYTTFSKRKTGIMKKAYELSTLTGTQVLLLVASETGHVYTFATRKLQPMITSETGKALIQTCLNSPDSPPRSDPTTDQRMSATGFEETDLTYQVSESDSSGETKDTLKPAFTVTNLPGTTSTIQTAPSTSTTMQVSSGPSFPITNYLAPVSASVSPSAVSSANGTVLKSTGSGPVSSGGLMQLPTSFTLMPGGAVAQQVPVQAIQVHQAPQQASPSRDSSTDLTQTSSSGTVTLPATIMTSSVPTTVGGHMMYPSPHAVMYAPTSGLADGSLTVLNAFSQAPSTMQVSHSQVQEQGGVPQVFLTAPSGTVQIPVSAVQLHQMAVIGQQAGSSSNLTELQVVNLDAAHSTKSD from the exons ATGTTACCGAGCCAAGCTGGGGCCGCGGCGGCGCTGGGCCGGGGCTCAGCCCTGGGGGGCAGCCTGAACCGGACGCCGACGGGGCGGCCGGGCGGTGGAGGCGGCGGGACTCGAGGGGCTAACGGGGGCCGGGTCCCCGGGAACGGCGCGGGGCTCGGGCCGGGCCGCCTTGAGCGGGAGGCTGCAGCAGCAGCGACAACCACCCCGGCGCCCACCGCAGGGGCCCTCTACAGCGGCAGCGAGGGTGACTCGGAGTCGGGCGAAGAGGAGGAGCTGGGCGCCGAGCGGCGCGGCCTGAAGCGGAGCCTGAGCGAGATGGAGCTCGGTGTGGTGGTCGGTGGGcccgaggcggcggcggcggccacgGGGGGCTACGGGCCGGTGAGCGGCGCGGTGAGCGGGGCCAAGCCGGGTAAGAAGACTCGGGGCCGCGTGAAGATCAAGATGGAGTTCATCGACAACAAGCTGCGGCGCTACACGACCTTCAGCAAGAGGAAGACGGGCATCATGAAGAAG GCCTATGAGCTGTCCACGCTGACAGGGACACAGGTGCTGTTGCTGGTGGCCAGTGAGACAGGCCATGTGTATACCTTTGCCACCCGCAAACTGCAGCCCATGATCACCAGTGAGACTGGCAAGGCACTGATTCAGACCTGCCTCAACTCGCCAGACTCTCCACCCCGCTCAGACCCCACCACAGACCAGAGAATGAGTGCCACCGGCTTTGAAGAGACAGACCTCACCTACCAGGTGTCGGAGTCCGACAGCAGTGGGGAGACCAAG GATACACTGAAGCCGGCGTTTACCGTCACCAACCTGCCGGGTACCACCTCCACCATCCAGACAGCACCCAGCACCTCTACCACCATGCAAGTCAGCAGCGGCCCCTCCTTTCCCATCACCAACTACCTGGCACCAGTGTCTGCTAGCGTCAGCCCCAGCGCTGTCAGCAGTGCCAACGGGACTGTGCTGAAGAGTACGGGCAGTGGCCCCGTTTCCTCCGGAGGCCTCATGCAGCTGCCTACCAGCTTCACCCTCATGCCCG GTGGGGCAGTGGCCCAGCAGGTCCCAGTGCAGGCCATTCAGGTGCACCAGGCCCCACAGCAAGCGTCTCCCTCTCGCGACAGCAGCACAGACCTCACGCAGACCTCCTCCAGCGGGACAG TGACGTTGCCTGCCACCATCATGACGTCATCTGTGCCCACAACTGTGGGCGGCCACATGATGTACCCCAGCCCCCATGCGGTGATGTATGCACCCACCTCGGGCCTGGCTGATGGCAGCCTCACTGTGCTCAATGCCTTCTCCCAGGCGCCATCCACCATGCAGGTGTCCCACAGCCAGGTCCAGGAGCAAG GTGGCGTCCCCCAGGTGTTCCTCACAGCACCATCTGGGACAGTGCAGATCCCAGTTTCTGCAGTTCAGCTTCACCAG ATGGCTGTGATAGGGCAGCAGGCCGGGAGCAGCAGCAACCTCACCGAATTACAGGTGGTGAACCTGGATGCCGCCCACAGCACCAAGAGTGACTGA